From a region of the Campylobacter showae genome:
- a CDS encoding adenylate kinase has product MKKLFLIIGAPGSGKTTDASLIAQEDAKFAHFSTGDLLRAEVASGSELGKLIDGFISKGNLVPLDVVVNAIVSAIKSSDKSNVIIDGYPRSIEQMTELDKVLAAQNEIALKGVIEVDVSEAVARERVLGRARGADDNNEVFNNRMKVYLEPIEAIRKFYKEKGLLHVVNGERAIEPIVADVKALVNSL; this is encoded by the coding sequence ATGAAAAAACTATTTTTAATCATCGGCGCTCCAGGCTCCGGCAAAACCACCGACGCATCGCTAATCGCGCAAGAGGACGCCAAATTTGCGCACTTCTCAACAGGTGATCTGCTCCGCGCAGAGGTTGCCAGCGGCTCAGAGCTTGGCAAACTAATCGACGGATTCATCTCAAAGGGTAACCTAGTCCCGCTTGACGTCGTCGTAAACGCGATCGTCTCAGCGATTAAAAGCTCGGACAAATCAAACGTCATCATCGACGGTTACCCGCGCAGCATCGAGCAGATGACCGAGCTAGACAAGGTTCTAGCCGCGCAAAACGAGATCGCGTTAAAAGGCGTGATCGAAGTGGACGTTAGCGAAGCCGTCGCACGCGAGAGAGTACTCGGACGAGCGCGCGGAGCCGACGACAACAACGAGGTTTTCAACAACCGCATGAAGGTTTATCTAGAGCCGATCGAGGCGATACGTAAATTTTACAAAGAAAAAGGCCTACTTCACGTCGTAAACGGCGAGCGTGCGATCGAGCCTATCGTAGCCGACGTCAAAGCTCTCGTAAATAGCCTATAA
- the aspS gene encoding aspartate--tRNA ligase, with protein MRSHYCTDLSSADIGKEVTLCGWVNTYRDHGGVIFLDLRDRTGLIQIVCDPADSKSSHEAASHVRDEYVLRIKGKVRARGEGLVNPRLKTGEIEVVANEVIVENPSEPLPFVIGDESVNEDIRLKYRFLDLRNEKLQNIFKMRSKAAIAARNSLDKMGFIEFETPILTRATPEGARDYLVPSRVYPGQFYALPQSPQLFKQLLMCSGFDKYFQIAKCFRDEDLRADRQPEFTQIDIEMSFIEQEDILNMAENMLKDVFAACGYDIQIPFRRMSYKEATESYGSDKPDLRYDLKMIDVIDIFARSSNEIFSKIATEPKKNRVKALKVPNGDNIFSKREMNRFEEFVRKFGAQGLGYFQMKEDGLKGPLCKFFEQSDLDEIVARCELKVGDVVFFGAGKKKVVLDYMGRFRIFLAEQMGIIDQNKMEFLWVLDFPMFEQNDDGSYSAMHHPFTMPKNIDEPDLEDILSVAHDVVLNGYELGGGSVRIHKNDVQQKVFKLLGIDEAEQREKFGFLLDALSFGAPPHGGIAIGFDRLNMLVNKTSSIRDVIAFPKTQRAQCPLTKAPSEASAEQLRELGLRLREKEK; from the coding sequence ATGCGTAGCCATTACTGCACTGATTTAAGCAGTGCCGACATAGGCAAAGAAGTTACGCTTTGCGGTTGGGTAAATACCTACCGCGACCACGGCGGCGTTATATTTTTAGACCTGCGCGATCGCACGGGGCTGATTCAGATCGTCTGCGATCCGGCAGATAGCAAGAGCTCTCACGAGGCCGCGTCGCACGTTCGCGACGAGTACGTACTAAGGATAAAAGGCAAGGTCCGCGCTCGCGGCGAAGGCCTGGTAAATCCGCGCCTAAAAACGGGCGAGATCGAAGTAGTCGCAAACGAAGTGATCGTCGAAAACCCGAGCGAGCCGCTACCTTTCGTCATCGGCGACGAGAGCGTAAACGAGGACATCAGGCTAAAATACAGATTTTTAGACCTTAGAAACGAGAAACTTCAAAATATCTTTAAAATGCGCTCAAAAGCGGCGATCGCGGCTAGAAACAGCCTAGATAAAATGGGCTTTATCGAGTTTGAAACGCCGATTTTAACCCGCGCGACGCCGGAGGGCGCAAGAGACTATCTAGTGCCTAGCCGCGTATATCCGGGACAGTTTTACGCCCTGCCGCAAAGCCCGCAGCTTTTTAAACAGCTTTTGATGTGCTCGGGCTTTGATAAATATTTCCAGATCGCAAAATGTTTCCGCGACGAGGACTTGCGCGCCGATAGACAGCCTGAATTTACGCAGATAGATATCGAGATGAGCTTCATCGAGCAAGAAGATATCCTAAATATGGCTGAAAATATGCTAAAAGACGTATTTGCCGCCTGCGGATACGATATCCAAATACCTTTCCGCCGCATGAGCTACAAAGAGGCTACCGAGAGCTACGGTAGCGATAAACCCGACTTGCGCTACGATCTAAAGATGATCGACGTTATCGACATTTTCGCGCGCTCTAGCAATGAAATCTTTAGCAAAATCGCAACCGAACCTAAGAAAAACCGCGTCAAAGCGCTAAAAGTACCAAACGGCGATAATATCTTTAGCAAGCGCGAGATGAATAGATTTGAGGAGTTCGTCCGCAAATTCGGCGCTCAGGGCCTTGGCTACTTCCAGATGAAAGAGGACGGGCTAAAAGGACCGCTTTGCAAATTTTTCGAGCAGAGCGACCTCGACGAGATCGTCGCTCGCTGCGAGCTAAAAGTCGGCGACGTCGTATTTTTCGGCGCCGGCAAGAAAAAAGTCGTGCTTGATTATATGGGACGATTTAGGATTTTCCTCGCCGAGCAAATGGGTATCATAGACCAAAACAAAATGGAGTTTTTATGGGTGCTTGACTTCCCGATGTTTGAGCAAAACGACGACGGCAGCTACTCAGCTATGCACCATCCGTTTACCATGCCTAAAAATATCGACGAGCCGGATCTCGAGGATATCCTATCGGTTGCTCACGACGTCGTGCTTAACGGCTATGAGCTTGGCGGCGGCAGCGTGAGAATACACAAAAACGACGTTCAGCAAAAGGTATTTAAGTTGCTAGGTATCGACGAGGCCGAGCAGCGCGAGAAATTTGGCTTCTTGCTTGACGCGTTAAGCTTTGGCGCGCCTCCGCACGGCGGTATCGCGATCGGCTTTGACAGGCTAAATATGCTAGTAAACAAAACCAGCTCGATCCGCGACGTTATCGCCTTCCCTAAAACCCAGCGCGCTCAGTGCCCGCTAACGAAAGCGCCAAGCGAAGCTAGCGCGGAGCAGTTGAGGGAGCTGGGGCTAAGGCTGCGAGAAAAAGAAAAATAA
- a CDS encoding TatD family hydrolase — MIIDTHCHLDDESFDNDLVKVIANARENGVGGVLIPGADINDLPKAAKITRAFENVFFAVGVHPYDKDGFDKDVLYKFAKDEKCVAVGECGLDYFRLPKDENEKELEKAEQKRVFKAQLDMAIELNLPVILHIRDANEDSFNILKEYASRLVGAVLHCYNASPLLLELAKMGEFYFGIGGVLTFKNAKNLAQILSQIPQDRLLLETDAPYLTPEPFRGRRNEPAFTRLVATKIAEILNLKEEEVMEITTKNAKKIFTKFNT; from the coding sequence ATGATAATAGACACTCACTGTCATTTGGACGATGAAAGCTTTGATAACGATCTGGTAAAAGTTATCGCAAATGCCCGAGAAAACGGCGTCGGCGGAGTGCTGATACCGGGGGCTGATATTAATGATTTACCAAAAGCGGCTAAAATAACCCGCGCATTTGAAAATGTATTTTTTGCCGTCGGAGTTCATCCGTATGATAAGGATGGATTTGATAAGGACGTACTTTATAAATTTGCAAAAGACGAAAAATGCGTTGCTGTGGGCGAGTGCGGGCTTGATTACTTCCGATTGCCCAAAGACGAAAACGAAAAAGAGCTTGAAAAAGCGGAACAAAAGCGCGTATTTAAAGCGCAACTTGATATGGCGATAGAGTTAAATTTGCCGGTTATTTTGCATATTAGAGATGCAAACGAAGATAGTTTTAATATCCTAAAAGAGTATGCAAGCAGGCTAGTCGGAGCGGTTTTACACTGCTACAACGCTTCGCCTTTGCTATTAGAGCTTGCTAAAATGGGCGAATTTTACTTTGGTATCGGCGGAGTTTTGACGTTTAAGAACGCAAAAAATTTGGCTCAAATTTTATCCCAAATTCCGCAAGATAGGCTGCTACTTGAAACAGATGCGCCGTATCTAACGCCTGAGCCATTTAGGGGGCGTAGAAATGAGCCTGCCTTTACGCGATTAGTCGCGACGAAGATTGCTGAGATTTTAAATTTAAAAGAAGAAGAGGTAATGGAAATAACAACGAAAAATGCAAAGAAAATCTTTACGAAATTTAACACGTAA
- the ppa gene encoding inorganic diphosphatase — MDVSKIKAGSNPDKINAVIEIPYGSNIKYEIDKDSGAVVVDRVLYSAMFYPANYGFVPNTLAADGDPADILVLNEYPLQAGSVIPCRLIGVLVMEDEAGMDEKLLAVPVTKIDPRFDAIKSYKDLPEATLNKIKNFFETYKILEPNKWVKVKEFKDANAAKEILDAAIKNYK; from the coding sequence ATGGACGTTTCAAAAATCAAAGCAGGCTCAAACCCGGACAAAATCAACGCCGTGATCGAGATCCCGTACGGCTCGAACATAAAATACGAAATCGACAAAGATAGCGGCGCGGTCGTAGTCGATCGCGTGCTCTACTCGGCGATGTTCTACCCGGCAAACTACGGCTTCGTGCCAAACACTCTCGCAGCAGACGGCGATCCTGCCGACATCTTGGTGCTAAACGAATACCCTCTGCAAGCAGGTAGCGTGATCCCGTGCCGCCTCATCGGCGTGCTCGTGATGGAGGATGAAGCAGGTATGGACGAGAAGCTACTGGCCGTACCGGTTACCAAGATCGACCCGCGATTTGACGCGATCAAAAGCTACAAAGACCTGCCTGAGGCCACTTTAAATAAGATCAAAAATTTCTTTGAAACTTATAAAATTTTAGAGCCTAACAAATGGGTCAAAGTTAAAGAATTTAAAGACGCGAATGCCGCAAAAGAGATCCTAGACGCGGCGATCAAAAACTACAAATAA
- a CDS encoding lytic transglycosylase domain-containing protein: MKIFRVIMLCLACTGWLFATAASSDAEQTQKMILKEFDIDAKFLQSSHYASIKNSIKDSKRKEFIDTVKGGYKHIPMLQKIIKDSGIPESFLYLAMTESGFSNHIVSSKKAIGIWQFMESTAKLYGLRVDKYTDERKDPMAATVAATKYLQSLKNDFGKWYLAMMAYNCGDTRLREGIKKAGTTDLATLLDDKKSYIPKETKNFVKKILVIAHIAKEQENLLAKTQALSGTKGIELSKIDVPGGTTLMEVGDSIGLSLKKMKEYNMHLKFVYTPPTEKPYYLYIPLNKKKMFSDNFEVAQNRKFEIYTAKENDTLLTIAEKTGVNHKIIKEYNGLASNEIKPSQKLVIPSEQNVNYLAEYMVKSGDTLGEVSQKFDVAFEDLKEANTLMSSNSSIGAKLAATE; the protein is encoded by the coding sequence ATGAAAATCTTTAGAGTAATAATGCTGTGTTTGGCATGTACGGGGTGGCTTTTTGCGACCGCGGCTAGCAGTGACGCAGAGCAAACCCAAAAGATGATATTAAAAGAATTTGACATAGATGCTAAATTTTTACAAAGCTCTCACTACGCTTCTATAAAAAATTCTATCAAAGACAGCAAAAGAAAAGAGTTTATAGATACCGTCAAAGGCGGTTATAAACATATCCCGATGCTCCAAAAGATTATAAAAGACTCAGGTATCCCGGAGTCGTTTTTGTATCTTGCTATGACGGAGTCCGGTTTTTCAAATCACATAGTTTCTAGCAAAAAAGCCATCGGAATTTGGCAGTTTATGGAGTCTACGGCAAAACTTTATGGTCTTAGAGTCGATAAATACACCGACGAGCGAAAAGACCCGATGGCGGCTACCGTTGCAGCTACAAAATACCTACAGAGTCTAAAAAACGACTTTGGTAAGTGGTATCTTGCGATGATGGCTTACAACTGCGGAGACACTAGATTAAGGGAAGGCATTAAAAAGGCCGGAACTACCGATCTGGCAACATTGTTAGACGATAAAAAAAGCTATATTCCAAAAGAAACTAAAAATTTCGTCAAGAAAATTTTAGTCATTGCGCATATAGCAAAAGAGCAGGAAAATTTGCTGGCTAAAACGCAGGCCCTAAGCGGAACGAAAGGCATAGAACTATCAAAGATAGACGTCCCCGGTGGTACAACGCTAATGGAGGTAGGAGACAGCATAGGTCTTAGTCTAAAAAAGATGAAAGAGTACAATATGCATCTAAAATTCGTCTACACTCCGCCGACGGAAAAACCTTATTATCTTTATATTCCATTAAACAAAAAGAAAATGTTTAGCGATAATTTCGAAGTAGCGCAAAATAGAAAATTTGAAATTTACACCGCTAAAGAGAATGACACGCTACTAACTATAGCAGAAAAAACCGGCGTAAATCATAAAATCATAAAAGAGTATAACGGACTTGCTTCAAACGAGATCAAGCCTAGTCAAAAACTAGTCATCCCAAGCGAACAAAACGTAAACTATCTAGCCGAGTATATGGTTAAAAGCGGCGATACTCTCGGCGAAGTCTCGCAGAAATTTGATGTAGCGTTTGAGGATTTAAAAGAAGCCAATACTCTTATGAGCTCAAACAGCTCGATCGGAGCCAAACTTGCCGCAACCGAGTAG
- a CDS encoding DUF937 domain-containing protein: MDILKLLLGNSGGMLDAMSQKSGLGTNDVEAVISKIAPIFMQRANENFKSDSDSSNFLEMIRRSNLDEMTGTPQNINVAEGNELLGVLTGSKENSRALASDIGSQLGISADSIKTLLPMIAPMIAGMLNNQLKASNLQDSADNGSMMSMLTQFLDQNKDGSIVDDIFRIAGDFFGKK; the protein is encoded by the coding sequence ATGGATATACTAAAGCTACTTTTGGGCAACTCCGGCGGTATGTTAGATGCGATGTCGCAAAAAAGCGGACTGGGCACAAACGACGTAGAGGCCGTGATTTCTAAGATCGCGCCGATTTTCATGCAAAGAGCCAACGAGAATTTTAAATCAGATTCAGATTCGTCAAATTTCCTAGAGATGATCCGCCGCTCAAACCTTGACGAGATGACTGGCACCCCGCAAAATATCAACGTCGCCGAAGGCAACGAGCTACTAGGCGTACTAACGGGATCTAAAGAAAACAGCAGGGCTCTAGCTAGCGACATAGGCTCGCAGCTAGGCATCAGCGCAGACTCTATAAAGACTCTGCTACCGATGATCGCGCCGATGATCGCGGGCATGCTAAACAATCAACTCAAAGCATCAAATTTGCAAGACTCCGCGGACAACGGCTCCATGATGTCGATGCTTACGCAGTTTTTGGATCAGAACAAAGACGGCTCGATCGTAGATGATATTTTTAGGATCGCAGGCGACTTTTTCGGTAAAAAATAG
- a CDS encoding AAA family ATPase, whose amino-acid sequence MIERILIKQNLSFENVELNFGRGLSVFTGVSGAGKSVLMGSIMAVLGLKDSEAKLIEADVSHKFDLEEFGLESEEINTFKLFRDKTTRYFINSQAVSKKNLASIAKEHVKYLSAKEINEFENERFLNLLDALQAKKDAKFNEKLGEFRFKFEEFSQISRELKKIIDEEKRVEELKEFASFEINKIESVSPKIGEFDELMELKKRLSKKDKILEAWNRAEQIFNFEQSVVDALNISDVDSSFFEEAMNELRVARENLNMDELEDVDIEGVLDRIEAINSLVRRYGGEEEALATLKTRKAELARYENISFEKSELERKFKQNETAINALADKISQARAANLKELEVLINSFLKELYMSEISLKINSKTLDAAGRDEVNLSLNETALKNLSSGELNRLRLAFIASESKITGGGEGVIILDEIDANLSGKEAMSIANVLLNLAKFYQIFAISHQPQLSSKADSHFLVEKHGETSIVRELKGEERVNELARMISGEHITDEAINFARQLLVV is encoded by the coding sequence ATGATTGAGCGGATTTTGATAAAGCAAAATTTGAGTTTTGAAAACGTCGAGTTAAATTTCGGGCGCGGGCTTAGCGTCTTTACGGGCGTGAGCGGTGCTGGCAAATCGGTCCTGATGGGCTCGATAATGGCGGTTTTGGGACTAAAGGACAGCGAAGCAAAGTTGATCGAGGCCGATGTCTCGCATAAATTTGACCTTGAGGAATTTGGTCTTGAGAGCGAGGAGATAAATACCTTTAAGCTATTTCGCGACAAAACGACGCGGTATTTTATAAACTCGCAAGCCGTTTCTAAAAAAAATCTCGCCAGCATCGCCAAAGAGCACGTAAAATACCTATCTGCAAAAGAAATAAACGAATTTGAAAACGAGAGATTTTTAAATTTACTAGATGCTTTGCAGGCGAAAAAAGACGCTAAATTTAACGAAAAGCTCGGCGAATTTAGGTTCAAATTTGAGGAATTTAGCCAAATCTCGCGCGAGCTGAAAAAAATAATCGACGAAGAAAAAAGAGTGGAGGAGCTAAAAGAATTCGCCTCCTTTGAAATCAATAAAATAGAAAGCGTGAGTCCGAAAATCGGCGAATTTGACGAGCTAATGGAGCTAAAAAAGCGCCTAAGCAAAAAGGATAAAATTTTAGAAGCATGGAATAGGGCGGAGCAAATTTTTAATTTCGAGCAATCCGTAGTAGACGCGCTAAACATCAGCGACGTCGATAGTAGCTTTTTTGAAGAAGCGATGAATGAACTGCGAGTAGCGCGCGAAAATCTAAACATGGATGAGCTGGAAGACGTGGATATCGAGGGCGTACTAGACCGCATCGAGGCGATAAACTCGCTCGTGCGTCGCTATGGCGGCGAGGAGGAGGCTCTGGCGACGCTAAAAACGCGCAAGGCAGAGCTAGCAAGATACGAAAATATAAGCTTTGAAAAGAGCGAGCTGGAGCGTAAATTTAAACAAAACGAAACTGCGATAAACGCGCTGGCGGATAAAATCAGCCAGGCTCGCGCGGCAAATTTAAAGGAGCTTGAAGTGCTCATAAATTCTTTTCTAAAAGAGCTTTATATGAGCGAGATTTCATTAAAGATAAATAGCAAAACCCTAGACGCCGCAGGTAGGGACGAGGTAAATTTGAGCTTAAACGAGACGGCGCTAAAAAATCTAAGCTCGGGCGAGCTAAACCGATTAAGGCTGGCTTTTATCGCGAGCGAAAGCAAGATCACCGGAGGCGGCGAGGGCGTCATAATATTAGATGAAATAGACGCGAATCTAAGCGGAAAAGAGGCGATGAGTATCGCAAACGTACTGCTAAATTTGGCCAAATTTTATCAAATTTTCGCTATCTCGCATCAGCCGCAACTAAGCTCTAAGGCCGATTCGCATTTTCTAGTAGAAAAACACGGCGAAACCTCGATCGTAAGAGAGCTAAAAGGCGAAGAACGCGTAAATGAACTAGCCAGAATGATAAGCGGCGAACATATAACCGACGAGGCGATAAATTTTGCCCGTCAACTTTTGGTTGTTTAA
- a CDS encoding YgiW/YdeI family stress tolerance OB fold protein: MFKKIVLSATLASAMFAAGGFTGSSAQNSTNQGGFVGKGAMSASTVKQALALPDDARVVLEGKIVSEFRPEHYQFVDRNGDAIEIEIDHKDWRGVTVDENTPVRIYGEVDKDFMKTSIDVKTIEIIK; this comes from the coding sequence ATGTTTAAGAAAATAGTTTTATCAGCAACCCTTGCTAGCGCGATGTTTGCAGCAGGCGGATTTACTGGTTCAAGCGCGCAAAACTCAACAAATCAAGGCGGCTTCGTCGGTAAAGGCGCCATGAGCGCAAGCACTGTAAAACAAGCCCTAGCGCTACCAGATGACGCTCGCGTAGTGCTTGAAGGCAAGATCGTCTCCGAGTTTCGCCCTGAGCACTACCAGTTCGTCGATAGAAACGGCGACGCGATCGAAATCGAGATCGACCACAAGGATTGGAGAGGCGTAACCGTCGATGAAAACACGCCCGTGCGCATCTACGGTGAGGTCGATAAGGACTTTATGAAAACCTCTATCGACGTAAAAACTATCGAAATAATCAAATAA
- a CDS encoding diguanylate cyclase, with protein sequence MEKNKILIVEDNKALAKLIAKKMEDKVEMDIDVAHTMAEAQAFLNNSKDYFIALLDLNLPDAPNGEIVDYVISKGLPSIVLTGSIDDATRESFIHKDIVDYVYKGNMDDINYIFQIINRLSKNRQYKVMIVEDSAPFRNSLKKILTSLQFHVFTAAHGEEAMSYFADNPDIRLVVCDYRMPVKDGLEVLKEIRAVGDKNQIGVLMMTSPSENVNGAIFLKNGANDFIAKPFVKEELICRVNNLIEAMENINQIADFANKDFLTGVYNRRYFYDDMNEYVAYAEERAEPYAVAMLDIDHFKEINDACGHDSGDRVLKTLAKKLIDETKNGDLIARFGGEEFCIVLKNVSNEEAVKFFVNLRANIASCNVQLKKEQINFTVSIGVAFSRSDYKLDELLELADEALYRAKENGRNRVEIA encoded by the coding sequence ATGGAAAAAAATAAAATTTTAATAGTAGAAGACAACAAAGCTCTGGCAAAGCTGATCGCCAAAAAGATGGAAGATAAGGTCGAGATGGATATCGACGTGGCGCACACTATGGCTGAAGCGCAAGCGTTTTTGAATAATTCAAAAGATTATTTTATCGCGCTACTTGATCTAAATTTACCCGACGCTCCAAACGGCGAAATCGTGGATTACGTCATATCAAAGGGTCTACCTAGTATCGTACTAACTGGTAGCATAGACGATGCTACCAGAGAGAGCTTTATCCATAAAGACATCGTAGACTACGTCTATAAAGGCAATATGGACGATATAAATTATATATTTCAGATCATAAATCGCCTAAGCAAAAATAGGCAATATAAAGTAATGATCGTTGAGGACTCGGCTCCTTTTAGAAATAGTCTTAAAAAAATCCTAACTAGCCTTCAGTTTCATGTATTTACCGCCGCTCACGGCGAGGAGGCTATGAGCTATTTTGCCGATAATCCAGATATTAGGCTTGTCGTTTGCGACTACAGGATGCCGGTAAAAGACGGCCTTGAGGTACTAAAAGAGATAAGGGCTGTGGGTGATAAAAATCAAATCGGCGTTTTAATGATGACGAGTCCGAGCGAAAACGTAAACGGCGCGATATTTTTGAAAAACGGTGCGAATGATTTTATTGCAAAACCTTTTGTAAAAGAGGAGCTTATCTGTAGGGTAAATAATCTAATCGAAGCGATGGAAAATATAAATCAAATCGCAGATTTTGCCAATAAAGACTTCCTAACCGGCGTTTATAATAGAAGATATTTTTATGACGACATGAACGAATACGTAGCTTACGCCGAAGAGCGCGCCGAGCCTTATGCGGTGGCGATGCTAGATATCGATCACTTTAAAGAGATAAATGACGCCTGCGGCCACGATAGCGGCGACAGGGTGCTAAAAACGCTAGCTAAAAAACTAATCGACGAGACCAAAAATGGCGATTTGATAGCAAGATTTGGCGGTGAAGAATTTTGCATCGTGCTAAAAAACGTCTCAAACGAAGAGGCGGTTAAATTTTTCGTAAATTTAAGGGCAAACATCGCAAGCTGTAATGTTCAGCTGAAAAAGGAGCAGATAAATTTCACCGTTTCTATCGGAGTGGCTTTTAGTAGGAGCGATTATAAGTTAGATGAGCTTTTGGAGCTTGCCGACGAGGCTCTTTATAGAGCAAAAGAAAACGGGCGAAATAGGGTAGAAATAGCCTGA